One window of the Trypanosoma brucei gambiense DAL972 chromosome 3, complete sequence genome contains the following:
- a CDS encoding proteasome alpha 7 subunit, which produces MSGSGHDQSTDIFSADGRVFQVEYACKAVDNGSTAVAACCKDGVVVAVEKILTSRMLEEGSNNRIHAVDRQAGICVCGVLPDGLAVVSRARGEAENSRDIFSTPILGSLLASRIGEFMHVYTTHYAYRPFGCSVIIASYADDGPQLYVADPSGAVAGYYGIALGKGKTVAKTELEKLDFATLTCSEAVEKLTNILHEVHDKSKDKIYEVEVAWVCDKSDRTFVHVPKEMVPHPTPAS; this is translated from the coding sequence ATGTCTGGCTCTGGTCATGACCAGTCAACAGATATATTTTCTGCTGACGGGCGTGTGTTTCAGGTAGAGTACGCCTGCAAGGCTGTCGACAATGGCAGCACCGCCGTTGCTGCCTGTTGCAAGGACGGTGTTGTCGTTGCTGTGGAGAAAATCCTCACAAGCCGCATGCTGGAGGAAGGGTCCAATAACCGTATTCATGCGGTAGATCGGCAGGCTggaatttgtgtttgtggagTGCTCCCCGATGgtcttgctgttgtttcacGCGCTCGTGGTGAAGCAGAGAACAGTCGAGATATTTTTTCCACACCGATACTAGGCTCCTTGCTTGCGTCTCGAATCGGCGAGTTTATGCACGTTTACACGACTCACTACGCCTATCGCCCCTTCGGCTGTTCGGTCATCATTGCCTCTTATGCTGACGATGGCCCGCAGCTTTATGTGGCCGACCCGAGCGGGGCAGTTGCGGGGTACTATGGAATAGCGTTGGGGAAGGGCAAAACGGTGGCCAAAACCGAGTTGGAGAAGCTGGACTTTGCGACTCTGACATGCAGTGAGGCGGTGGAAAAGCTAACCAACATCCTCCATGAGGTGCATGACAAGTCGAAAGATAAAATTTATGAGGTGGAGGTGGCATGGGTGTGCGACAAGTCCGACCGCACCTTCGTGCATGTGCCGAAGGAAATGGTACCGCATCCAACCCCCGCATCATAG
- a CDS encoding gamma tubulin, with protein MPREIITLQVGQCGNQVGSEFWRQLCAEHGIRHDGVVESFASGGDDRKDVFFYQADDDHYIPRALLVDLEPRVINAIQRGSMQRLFNPENVYIHSEGGGAGNNWAHGYEMGDTVQETLFDMIEREAENSDSLEGFVLTHSIAGGTGSGMGSYLLENLNDRFPKKLIQTYSVFPNQSRGGDSDVIVQPYNSLLAIKRLTLHADCVVVLDNTALNRIATDNLHISSPTVEQMNGLVSTVMAASTATLRYPGYMNNDLMSMLASLIPTPRCHFVCTGYTPTTLDTSNIQSSVQKTSVHDVMRRLLMPKNMMVSTSMKSGCYISLLNLIQGDVDPAQVHRSLERIRERSPNFIPWGPASIQVILSKKSPYLDTRHRVSGLVMANHTSISSLFQRTLKQFDLLFNRGVFLEQYKRYGPIKDNLDEFKHSRDVVESLVSEYKACESSDYIRNF; from the coding sequence atGCCACGGGAAATCATCACACTGCAGGTTGGTCAGTGCGGCAACCAAGTTGGATCTGAATTTTGGAGGCAACTTTGCGCAGAGCATGGTATCCGTCACGATGGTGTAGTAGAATCGTTTGCTAGTGGCGGGGATGACCGCAAagatgtttttttctaccaGGCTGACGACGACCACTACATTCCCCGGGCGTTGTTAGTTGATTTGGAGCCGCGAGTCATCAACGCTATTCAACGTGGCAGCATGCAAAGGCTTTTTAACCCTGAAAATGTGTACATTCATTCCGAAGGTGGTGGAGCAGGCAACAACTGGGCACACGGCTACGAGATGGGGGACACAGTCCAGGAAACGCTGTTTGATATGATAGAGCGAGAGGCGGAGAACAGCGACAGTCTGGAGGGGTTCGTGCTTACGCACAGTATCGCTGGAGGAACGGGAAGTGGGATGGGGAGCTACCTTCTCGAGAATCTGAATGATCGCTTTCCAAAGAAACTTATTCAAACTTATAGCGTCTTCCCCAATCAGTCCCGTGGTGGTGACAGTGACGTCATTGTGCAACCCTATAACAGTCTCTTGGCTATTAAGCGCTTGACGCTGCACGCAGATTGCGTTGTTGTACTTGACAACACGGCGTTGAACCGCATTGCCACAGACAACCTTCACATATCTTCACCAACTGTCGAACAAATGAATGGTCTTGTGAGCACCGTCATGGCAGCCTCAACAGCGACGCTGCGTTATCCGGGGTACATGAATAACGACCTCATGAGCATGCTCGCGTCGTTGATCCCTACGCCACGATGTCATTTTGTCTGTACAGGTTACACACCCACGACACTTGATACATCAAATATACAGTCTTCTGTGCAGAAAACTTCAGTTCACGATGTGATGCGGCGGCTTCTGATGCCAAAAAACATGATGGTTTCAACGTCCATGAAGAGTGGTTGTTATATTTCCTTGCTGAACCTTATTCAAGGTGATGTGGACCCCGCACAGGTGCATCGGTCACTTGAACGTATTCGGGAGCGCTCACCGAACTTTATCCCGTGGGGCCCTGCATCCATTCAAGTTATATTGTCCAAGAAATCACCGTATTTGGACACAAGGCACCGTGTAAGTGGGCTCGTAATGGCCAACCACACAAGCATCAGCTCCCTCTTTCAGCGAACACTCAAACAGTTTGACCTACTTTTCAACCGTGGTGTTTTCCTTGAGCAATATAAAAGATATGGCCCCATTAAGGACAACTTGGATGAGTTCAAACATTCTAGGGATGTGGTGGAGAGCTTAGTTTCTGAGTACAAGGCATGTGAGAGCTCCGATTATATACGAAACTTTTGA
- a CDS encoding acyl carrier protein, mitochondrial precursor,putative, whose amino-acid sequence MQRSQLARKFATQVGAYSLLRGRCHAVSTWKVMATQAVTIPMYLPVRFHSEGHAAGEEAGRTGQYLLNKDDVLTRVLEVVKNFEKVDASKVTPQSHFVNDLGLNSLDVVEVVFAIEQEFILDIPDHDAEKIQSITDAVEYISQNPMAK is encoded by the coding sequence ATGCAGCGGTCTCAACTTGCAAGGAAGTTTGCCACACAGGTTGGCGCTTATTCTCTACTCCGTGGCCGGTGCCACGCAGTGTCGACATGGAAGGTTATGGCTACTCAAGCTGTTACTATTCCAATGTACCTTCCTGTTCGGTTTCACTCTGAAGGTCACGCAGCGGGGGAGGAAGCCGGTCGAACTGGGCAGTACCTCCTAAACAAAGATGACGTTCTGACACGTGTACTTGAAGTCGTCAAAAACTTTGAGAAAGTCGATGCCTCAAAGGTAACACCGCAGTCACACTTCGTCAATGATCTTGGATTGAACTCACTGGACGTTGTTGAAGTTGTTTTTGCTATCGAGCAAGAGTTTATTTTAGACATCCCAGATCATGATGCCGAGAAAATTCAGTCTATTACCGATGCAGTGGAGTACATTTCTCAGAACCCAATGGCCAAGTAA
- a CDS encoding flap endonuclease-1 (FEN-1), putative — MGVLGLSKLLYDRTPGAIKEQELKVYFGRRIAIDASMAVYQFVIAMKGFQEGQSVELTNEAGDVTSHLSGIFFRTLRMIDEGLRPIYVFDGKPPTLKASELESRRQRAEDAKHEFEKAKEEGDDEAMEKMSKRMVRVGRDQMEEVKTLLRLMGIPVVQAPSEAEAQCAELVKKNKAWAVGTEDMDALAFGSRVMLRHLTYGEAKKRPIAEYHLDEILEASGFSMQQFIDLCILLGCDYVPRISGIGPHKAWEGIKKYGSLEAFIESLDGTRYVVPEEFNYKDARNFFLEPEVTPGEEIDIQFREPDEEGLIKFLVDEKLFSKERVLKGIQRLRDALTKKTQGRLDQFFTITKPQKQVNSEASTAGTKRNRGAVALPGVLQRKSSSGHKKAVKK, encoded by the coding sequence ATGGGTGTTCTTGGCCTTTCGAAGCTTCTGTACGACAGAACTCCTGGCGCCATTAAGGAACAAGAGCTGAAAGTTTATTTCGGTCGACGCATCGCAATCGATGCCTCCATGGCCGTATATCAGTTCGTCATCGCCATGAAAGGCTTTCAAGAGGGTCAGAGCGTTGAGTTGACCAATGAAGCTGGGGATGTTACGTCTCATTTAAgtggaattttttttcgtacatTAAGAATGATAGATGAAGGACTTCGTCCTATATACGTGTTTGATGGTAAGCCGCCCACCCTTAAGGCTTCTGAACTTGAGAGTCGGCGTCAGAGGGCAGAGGATGCAAAGCATGAGTTTGAAAAggcaaaggaggagggagatGATGAGGCCATGGAAAAGATGAGCAAGCGAATGGTTCGTGTGGGAAGGGATCAgatggaggaggtgaagacACTACTTCGTTTAATGGGCATTCCTGTTGTTCAAGCACCCTCTGAGGCAGAAGCCCAGTGCGCTGAGCTGGTGAAAAAGAATAAGGCATGGGCGGTAGGAACAGAGGATATGGATGCCCTGGCGTTTGGGTCCCGGGTGATGTTGCGGCATTTAACGTATGGTGAAGCGAAGAAGCGGCCCATTGCCGAGTATCATCTCGATGAGATATTGGAAGCCTCCGGTTTTTCAATGCAGCAGTTCATAGATTTATGTATTCTTCTTGGTTGTGATTACGTCCCCAGAATTTCAGGAATTGGACCCCATAAAGCCTGGGAGGGTATCAAGAAGTATGGGAGTTTAGAGGCATTTATCGAGTCACTTGACGGAACGAGGTACGTTGTCCCAGAGGAGTTCAACTACAAGGATGCGCGGAACTTCTTCTTGGAACCAGAGGTAACACCGGGTGAGGAGATCGATATCCAGTTCCGTGAGCCGGACGAAGAGGGACTGATAAAGTTTCTTGTCGACGAAAAGTTGTTCAGTAAGGAACGCGTTTTGAAGGGTATTCAGCGGCTTCGTGACGCACTTACGAAGAAAACCCAAGGTCGCTTGGACCAATTTTTTACCATAACGAAGCCACAAAAGCAGGTGAATTCGGAGGCATCTACTGCGGGAACGAAGAGGAACCGCGGTGCCGTAGCGTTGCCTGGCGTATTGCAGCGGAAGTCGTCGTCCGGACACAAAAAGGCTGTCAAGAAGTAG
- a CDS encoding zinc finger protein 2, putative, producing the protein MQGYFAVNPPLLPAGWQIAYTANGQPYYLDHNTKTTHWNLPETVGYSFGGYYDPVMVAGGNRGGRGGRGGRNGIDQGKRKTKMCIYWEKNGECSWGDRCAFAHGPAELRASVGPDSSQMQQVGHDVPPMA; encoded by the coding sequence aTGCAGGGCTATTTTGCAGTAAATCCGCCTCTTCTTCCAGCAGGTTGGCAAATAGCATACACCGCAAATGGACAGCCTTATTATTTGGATCATAATACTAAGACAACGCATTGGAATTTACCAGAAACAGTCGGCTATTCGTTTGGCGGATATTATGATCCGGTGATGGTAGCTGGTGGGAATCGTGGCGGTCGTGGTGGCCGTGGTGGTCGCAATGGTATTGATCAGGGGAAACGCAAAACTAAAATGTGTATTTATTGGGAAAAGAATGGAGAATGCAGTTGGGGTGACAGATGTGCTTTTGCGCATGGGCCTGCTGAATTACGGGCTTCTGTCGGACCGGATTCTTCGCAAATGCAACAGGTGGGACATGATGTTCCGCCCATGGCATAA